One window of Bos indicus isolate NIAB-ARS_2022 breed Sahiwal x Tharparkar chromosome 18, NIAB-ARS_B.indTharparkar_mat_pri_1.0, whole genome shotgun sequence genomic DNA carries:
- the NLRP12 gene encoding NACHT, LRR and PYD domains-containing protein 12, whose protein sequence is MSPAPLRSDLGRLCTYLEELEAVELKKFKLYLGTATEMGEGKIPWGRMEQAGPLEMAQLLAAHFGPQEAWLLALSVFHQINRKDLWERGHREDQGKDAPSGGPPSLGSESACSLDVLAAAPRKDPQETYRDYVRRKFRLMEDRNARLGEFVNLSHRYTRLLLAKEHSSPRWAQQKLLDTGRGHAGTAGHPASLIQIEALFEPDEERPEPPRTVVLQGAAGMGKSMLAHKVMLDWADGKLFQNRFDYVCYINCREMNRGTAELSVRDLLASCWPEPCAPLQELVRVPERLLVIMDGFDELRPSFHEPQGPWCLCWEKKAPAEVLLGSLIRKKLLPELSLLITTRPTALAKLQRSLEHPRHVAILGFSEAERKEYFHRYFHDREQASQVFSFVRDDEPLFTLCFVPMVCWVVCTCLKQQLEDGGLLRRRSRTTTAVYLLYLLSLMQPKPGTPTLPSPPNRRGLCALAAHGLWEQKILFAERDLREHGLDAADVSSFLNMNIFQKDIICETLYSFIHLSFQEFFAAMHYVLDDGASGSGPERNLSRLLTEYAFSDRSFLALTVRFLFGLLNEETRSYLEKTLGWKVSPGVKTELLEWIRRKARSEGSTLKQGALEVFGCLYELQEEEFIQQALSHFQVVVVNNITTKMEHMVSSFCVKSCRNAEVLQLFGAAYQAHGEDGLRWPLATFSRSPERHVLPDIYSEQLAAALSTNPSLVELALHSNALGSQGVKLLCQGLRHPNCRLQNLRLKRCQVSSSVCQDLTTALIANKHLLRMDLSGNALGLLGAQLLCQGLRHPKCRLQVVQLRKCHLEAGACQELASVLSTSRHLLELDLTGNALEDSGLRLLCQGLRHPVCRLRILWLKICLLTGAACEDLASTLRVNQSLVELDLSLNDLGDPGVLLLCEGLRHPQCKLQTLRLRICRLSSVACEGLSAVLGVSSHLRELDLSFNDLGDRGMSLLCEGLRHPTCRLQKLWLDSCSLTGKACEDISSALGINQTLTDLYLTNNALGNTGVRLLCERLSHPGCKLRVLWLFGMDLNKMTHRSLEALRMTKPYLDVGC, encoded by the exons ATGTCCCCAGCCCCGCTCAGGAGTGACCTGGGTCGCCTCTGCACCTACTTGGAGGAACTGGAGGCCGTGGAGCTGAAGAAGTTCAAGTTATACCTGGGGACTGCGACAGAAATGGGGGAgggcaagatcccctgggggcGGATGGAGCAGGCGGGTCCCCTGGAAATGGCCCAGCTGCTGGCAGCTCATTTCGGGCCacaggaggcctggctgctggccCTCAGCGTCTTTCATCAGATCAACAGGAAGGACCTGTGGGAGAGAGGCCACAGAGAGGACCAAGGGAAGG ACGCTCCATCTGGTGGCCCACCCTCACTGGGCAGTGAGTCAGCATGTTCTCTGGACGTCTTGGCTGCCGCTCCGAGAAAAG ATCCCCAGGAAACTTACAGGGACTACGTCCGCAGGAAATTTCGGCTAATGGAAGACCGCAACGCGCGCCTGGGGGAGTTCGTCAACCTCAGCCACCGGTACACGCGGCTCCTCCTGGCGAAGGAACACTCCAGCCCCAGGTGGGCCCAGCAGAAGCTCTTGGACACGGGCCGGGGACACGCGGGGACCGCTGGCCACCCGGCCAGCCTCATCCAGATCGAGGCCCTCTTCGAGCCAGATGAAGAGCGTCCGGAGCCCCCGCGCACCGTGGTCCTGCAGGGCGCGGCGGGCATGGGCAAATCCATGCTGGCCCACAAAGTGATGCTCGACTGGGCCGACGGGAAGCTCTTCCAAAACAGGTTCGACTACGTCTGCTACATCAACTGCCGGGAGATGAACCGGGGCACCGCAGAGCTCAGCGTACGAGACCTCCTGGCCAGCTGCTGGCCGGAGCCCTGCGCACCTCTCCAGGAGCTCGTCCGCGTGCCTGAGCGTCTGCTCGTCATCATGGATGGCTTTGACGAACTCAGACCATCCTTCCACGAGCCGCAGGGCCCCTGGTGCCTCTGCTGGGAGAAGAAAGCGCCCGCGGAGGTCCTCCTGGGCAGCCTGATTCGTAAAAAGCTCCTGCCCGAGCTGTCTCTGCTCATCACCACGCGGCCCACCGCTCTGGCCAAGCTCCAGCGCTCGCTGGAGCATCCCAGGCACGTGGCGATCCTGGGCTTCTCCGAGGCCGAGCGCAAGGAGTACTTCCACAGGTATTTCCACGACAGGGAGCAGGCCAGCCAGGTCTTCAGCTTCGTGAGGGACGACGAGCCCCTCTTCACTCTGTGTTTTGTCCCCATGGTGTGCTGGGTGGTCTGCACCTGCCTCAAGCAGCAGCTGGAGGACGGGGGGCTCTTAAGACGGAGGTCGAGGACCACGACGGCCGTGTACCTGCTCTACCTCCTGAGTCTGATGCAACCCAAGCCAGGGACCCCCACCCTGCCGTCCCCGCCCAACCGGAGGGGGCTGTGCGCCCTGGCGGCCCACGGCCTCTGGGAACAGAAGATCCTCTTTGCGGAGCGCGACCTCCGGGAGCACGGCCTGGACGCTGCCGACGTCTCTTCCTTCCTCAACATGAACATCTTCCAGAAGGACATCATCTGTGAGACGCTCTACAGTTTCATCCATCTGAGTTTCCAGGAATTTTTCGCGGCCATGCACTATGTCTTGGATGATGGAGCGAGCGGGTCCGGCCCCGAGCGGAACCTCAGCAGGTTGCTGACCGAGTACGCCTTCTCCGATAGGAGCTTCTTAGCCCTCACAGTCCGTTTCCTGTTTGGACTCCTGAACGAGGAGACCAGGAGCTACCTGGAGaagacgctgggctggaaggtCTCGCCTGGCGTCAAGACCGAGCTGCTCGAGTGGATCCGCCGCAAGGCTCGGAGCGAGGGGTCCACCCTGAAGCAGGGCGCCCTGGAGGTCTTCGGCTGCCTGTACGAGCTCCAGGAGGAGGAATTCATCCAACAAGCCCTCAGCCACTTCCAGGTGGTCGTGGTCAACAACATCACCACCAAGATGGAACACATGGTGTCCTCCTTTTGTGTGAAGAGCTGCAGGAACGCCGAGGTACTGCAGCTCTTCGGGGCTGCCTACCAAGCCCATGGAGAAGACGGGCTGAGATGGCCCCTGGCAACGTT TTCCCGCAGCCCCGAGAGGCACGTTTTACCTGACATCTACAGCGAGCAGCTGGCTGCTGCCCTCAGCACCAACCCCAGTCTGGTGGAGCTGGCTTTGCACAGCAACGCCCTGGGAAGCCAGGGGGTGAAGCTGCTATGTCAAGGACTCAGACACCCCAACTGCAGACTGCAGAACCTGAG GTTGAAGAGATGCCAAGTTTCCAGCTCCGTCTGCCAGGACCTGACTACCGCACTGATTGCCAACAAGCACTTACTGAGGATGGACCTCAGTGGCAATGCCCTGGGGCTGCTGGGTGCACAGCTGCTTTGTCAGGGGCTCCGGCACCCCAAATGCAGGCTGCAAGTGGTGCA GTTGAGGAAGTGCCATCTGGAGGCCGGGGCCTGCCAGGAGCTCGCCTCTGTGCTCAGCACCAGTCGTCATCTGCTGGAGCTGGACCTGACAGGAAATGCACTGGAAGACTCAGGCCTGAGGCTCCTGTGTCAAGGTTTGAGGCACCCAGTCTGTAGGCTGCGGATTTTGTG GTTGAAGATCTGCCTCCTCACTGGTGCTGCGTGTGAAGACTTGGCGTCCACCCTCCGCGTGAACCAGAGCCTGGTGGAGCTGGACCTAAGCCTGAATGACCTGGGGGATCCCGGGGTGCTGCTGCTGTGTGAAGGCCTCAGGCACCCACAGTGCAAACTCCAGACCCTCCG GCTCCGCATTTGTCGGCTCAGCTCTGTGGCCTGTGAGGGTCTCTCTGCTGTGCTTGGGGTCAGCTCCCACCTTCGGGAGCTGGACCTGAGCTTTAATGACCTGGGAGACCGCGGCATGTCCTTGCTGTGTGAGGGGCTGCGACACCCCACCTGCAGACTCCAGAAACTGTG